A window of Aquitalea denitrificans contains these coding sequences:
- the hslV gene encoding ATP-dependent protease subunit HslV, with protein MQQFDGTTIVSVRRGERVALGGDGQVTLGNIVIKSTARKIRRLYQGKVLAGFAGGTADAFTLFERFEAKLEKHQGHLVRSAVELAKDWRTDRMLRRLEAMLIVADKEATLIITGNGDVLEPEQGIAAIGSGGAFAQSAARALFENTELDPAVVVKKSLEIAGDICIYTNQNHLIETLGEEARPAAE; from the coding sequence ATGCAGCAGTTTGACGGAACCACCATCGTCTCCGTCCGTCGCGGCGAGCGCGTGGCGCTGGGCGGCGACGGTCAGGTCACCCTGGGCAATATCGTGATCAAGTCCACGGCACGCAAGATCCGCCGGCTATACCAAGGCAAGGTGTTGGCCGGATTTGCCGGCGGTACTGCCGATGCCTTCACCCTGTTCGAACGCTTCGAGGCCAAGCTGGAAAAACACCAGGGCCATCTGGTGCGCTCCGCGGTGGAGCTGGCCAAGGACTGGCGTACCGACCGCATGCTGCGCCGACTGGAAGCCATGCTGATCGTGGCCGACAAGGAAGCCACCCTCATCATCACCGGTAACGGCGATGTGCTGGAGCCAGAGCAGGGTATTGCCGCCATCGGTTCCGGCGGAGCCTTCGCCCAGTCAGCCGCGCGTGCACTGTTTGAAAACACCGAGCTGGATCCTGCCGTGGTGGTGAAGAAGTCACTGGAAATCGCTGGCGACATCTGTATCTACACCAACCAGAACCACCTCATCGAAACGCTGGGAGAAGAAGCCCGGCCGGCTGCCGAATAA
- the hslU gene encoding ATP-dependent protease ATPase subunit HslU, which produces MTQMTPQEIVHELNKHIIGQDAAKRAVAIALRNRWRRQQVAEPLRSEITPKNILMIGPTGVGKTEIARRLARLSGAPFIKVEATKFTEVGYVGRDVDTIIRDLVEVAIKETRDAAIKRNRVRAEDAAEDRILDVLLPPARTAPGFFGESPAEESKPEDGHTRQKFRKMLREGKLDDKEIEIEVAAPQSKMEIFAPPGMEDFSSQLQNMFQGMNAGKKKASKLKVAEAFKLLIDEEAAKLVNEDELKAEAMKNVEQNGIVFLDEIDKVTSRSEGQGADVSRAGVQRDLLPLVEGTTVSTKYGMVKTDHILFIASGAFQLSKPSDLIPELQGRLPIRVELSSLSVDDFVQILTSTDACLTRQYQALLATEGVELVFEESGIRRLAEIAWQVNEKTENIGARRLYTVMEKLLEEVSFDGRSGSCKIDAHYVDGKLDMLSQREDLARYVL; this is translated from the coding sequence ATGACCCAAATGACCCCGCAAGAAATCGTTCACGAACTCAACAAGCACATTATTGGTCAGGATGCCGCCAAGCGTGCCGTCGCCATTGCCCTGCGCAACCGCTGGCGCCGCCAGCAGGTGGCAGAGCCGCTGCGCAGTGAAATCACCCCCAAGAACATCCTGATGATCGGACCCACCGGCGTGGGCAAGACCGAAATCGCCCGCCGCCTGGCGCGTCTGTCCGGTGCGCCCTTCATTAAAGTAGAAGCCACCAAGTTCACCGAGGTCGGCTATGTCGGCCGCGACGTCGACACCATCATCCGCGACCTGGTGGAAGTGGCCATCAAGGAAACCCGCGATGCCGCCATCAAGCGCAATCGTGTTCGTGCCGAAGATGCTGCCGAAGACCGTATCCTCGACGTACTGCTGCCGCCGGCACGCACCGCCCCCGGCTTCTTTGGTGAATCACCGGCTGAAGAAAGCAAGCCGGAAGACGGTCACACCCGGCAGAAATTCCGCAAGATGCTGCGCGAAGGCAAGCTGGACGACAAGGAAATCGAAATCGAAGTGGCTGCCCCGCAGTCCAAGATGGAAATCTTTGCCCCGCCCGGCATGGAAGACTTCTCCAGCCAGCTGCAAAACATGTTCCAGGGTATGAACGCCGGCAAGAAAAAGGCCAGCAAGCTGAAAGTAGCCGAAGCCTTCAAACTGCTGATTGACGAAGAAGCCGCCAAGCTGGTCAACGAAGACGAGCTCAAGGCCGAAGCCATGAAGAACGTCGAGCAGAACGGCATTGTCTTCCTCGATGAAATCGACAAGGTCACCAGCCGCTCGGAAGGGCAGGGGGCCGATGTCTCCCGCGCCGGCGTGCAGCGCGACCTGCTGCCGCTGGTGGAAGGCACCACCGTCTCCACCAAGTACGGCATGGTCAAGACCGACCACATCCTGTTTATTGCCTCCGGTGCCTTCCAGCTGTCCAAACCGTCCGATCTCATCCCGGAACTGCAAGGCCGCCTGCCCATCCGGGTAGAGCTCTCCTCGTTGTCGGTGGATGACTTCGTGCAAATCCTCACCAGCACCGACGCCTGCCTCACCCGCCAATACCAGGCACTACTGGCTACCGAAGGTGTTGAACTGGTGTTTGAGGAATCCGGCATCCGTCGCCTGGCCGAGATCGCCTGGCAGGTGAACGAAAAGACCGAAAACATCGGCGCGCGTCGTCTGTATACCGTGATGGAAAAACTGCTGGAAGAAGTATCCTTCGACGGACGCAGCGGCAGCTGCAAGATCGACGCCCACTATGTGGATGGCAAGCTGGACATGCTGTCCCAGCGTGAAGACCTGGCCCGTTACGTACTCTGA